One window of Triticum dicoccoides isolate Atlit2015 ecotype Zavitan chromosome 5A, WEW_v2.0, whole genome shotgun sequence genomic DNA carries:
- the LOC119298055 gene encoding transcription factor JUNGBRUNNEN 1-like: protein MVAKAKMSAMELEMEKVMSDGEVVLGGAGDEEEDDVVLPGYRFHPTDEELVTFYLRRKVARKSLRIEVIREMDIYKHDPWDLPKASTVGGEKEWYFFCLRGRKYRNSIRPNRVTSSGFWKATGIDRPIYSAGGSGSGVSVGLKKSLVYYRGSAGKGTKTDWMMHEFRLPPAAATNASPSMQEAEVWTICRIFRRTITYRKQQQPWRPAPAPSAADSSSNTGSFQSSEASDEYMNCLQAPAPAAPYIPQQQQHHQYVSQTSTVDSGNFLYEDNMHNQQFQGEWNAAPAAPVPEQKQQNPLSTAVALHQNDHSHAVAANDFYKVEGYLEEIARMLEVTDSAGLYDYRS, encoded by the exons ATGGTGGCCAAGGCGAAGATGAGCGCCATGGAGTTGGAGATGGAGAAGGTGATGAGCGACGGGGAGGTGGTGCTCGGCGGCGccggggacgaggaggaggacgacgtggTGCTGCCGGGGTACCGGTTCCaccccaccgacgaggagctggtcACCTTCTACCTCCGCCGCAAGGTGGCCAGGAAGTCGCTCCGCATCGAGGTCATCCGGGAGATGGACATCTACAAGCACGACCCATGGGATCTCCCCA AGGCGAGCACGGTTGGTGGGGAGAAAGAGTGGTACTTCTTCTGCCTCAGGGGGAGGAAGTACCGGAACAGCATCCGGCCCAACCGGGTCACAAGCTCCGGCTTCTGGAAGGCCACGGGCATCGACCGGCCCATCTACTCCGCCGGCGGCTCCGGCTCCGGCGTGTCCGTTGGGCTGAAGAAGTCCCTCGTCTACTACCGCGGCAGTGCTGGCAAGGGCACCAAGACCGACTGGATGATGCACGAGTTCCGCCTACCGCCGGCCGCGGCCACCAACGCCTCCCCGAGCATGCAGGAAGCG GAGGTGTGGaccatctgcaggatcttcaggagGACCATCACCTACCGGAAGCAGCAGCagccgtggaggccggcgcccgcgcCGTCCGCCGCCGACTCGAGCTCCAACACGGGGAGCTTTCAGTCGTCCGAGGCCAGCGACGAATACATGAACTGCCTGCAGGCTCCGGCACCCGCCGCTCCGTACATCccccagcagcagcagcaccaccagTACGTCAGTCAGACGAGCACGGTGGACAGCGGCAATTTCCTCTACGAGGACAACATGCACAACCAGCAGTTCCAGGGGGAATGGAACGCCGCACCCGCCGCGCCGGTGCCGGAGCAGAAACAGCAGAATCCATTGTCGACGGCCGTCGCCCTCCACCAGAATGACCATAGCCACGCCGTCGCCGCGAACGATTTCTACAAGGTCGAGGGGTACTTGGAGGAGATCGCTAGGATGTTGGAGGTCACCGATTCGGCAGGGCTTTACGACTACAGATCATAA